One Burkholderia sp. 9120 DNA window includes the following coding sequences:
- a CDS encoding PLP-dependent aminotransferase family protein: MKLYEKLAAEMTEAVRRGVFAPGERIPSVRQASQQHGVSIKTVLHAYALLESLGIVETRPQSGYFVRDAAATAAALDRAAVSAVSAVSAVFDQQRLTRQPAPQASPVAAAVDVSRLVLSTLRSIRAHDAVPFGSPYPDPSLFPWRRINQYANAIARRQASWNLIDDLPPGNPELIRQIARRYAENGVPVDPGEIVITLGATEAINLSLQAVAKPGDTVAVESPTYYAMLHAIERLGMRAIEVATHPVHGIEIDALARVIAEQKIAACMVMPNFQNPLGFQMPDARKQQLVELLGAHDIPVIENDVYQELYFGDTRPSTLKSFDTRGLVLHCASFSKSLTASYRIGWALPGRYRAQVEKLKFLNTLTTPSVPQVAVADYLRNDGYDRHLRHVRKVYRQQARIMTALVQRFFPTGTRMSTPQGGYVLWVELPERVDSMRLYQAALARSITVGPGMMFSTRNDFRHFIRLNYSYPWTAQTEAALKTLGELVTQMA; the protein is encoded by the coding sequence TTGAAACTGTACGAAAAGCTTGCCGCGGAAATGACGGAGGCCGTACGCCGTGGCGTGTTCGCGCCGGGCGAGCGGATTCCGTCGGTGCGGCAAGCGAGCCAGCAGCACGGCGTCAGCATCAAGACGGTGCTGCATGCGTATGCGTTGCTGGAAAGCCTGGGGATCGTCGAGACCCGTCCGCAGTCGGGCTATTTCGTACGCGACGCCGCGGCCACGGCCGCCGCGCTCGACCGGGCGGCTGTTTCGGCGGTGTCCGCTGTCTCAGCCGTCTTCGATCAGCAGCGCCTGACCCGCCAGCCCGCGCCGCAGGCGTCGCCGGTAGCCGCCGCGGTCGACGTGAGCCGGCTGGTGCTGTCCACACTGCGCAGCATTCGGGCGCACGACGCCGTGCCGTTCGGCTCGCCGTATCCCGATCCGTCGCTGTTCCCCTGGCGGCGCATCAACCAGTACGCGAACGCGATCGCGCGACGTCAGGCGAGCTGGAATCTGATCGACGATTTACCGCCGGGCAACCCCGAACTGATTCGCCAGATCGCGCGGCGTTACGCCGAAAACGGCGTGCCGGTCGATCCGGGCGAGATCGTCATCACGCTCGGCGCGACCGAGGCGATCAACCTCAGCCTGCAAGCCGTCGCCAAACCGGGCGACACGGTGGCCGTCGAATCGCCGACCTACTACGCAATGCTGCACGCGATCGAACGTCTGGGCATGCGCGCGATCGAGGTGGCGACGCATCCGGTGCACGGCATCGAGATCGACGCGCTGGCGCGAGTGATTGCCGAACAGAAGATCGCCGCCTGCATGGTGATGCCGAACTTCCAGAATCCGCTCGGTTTCCAGATGCCCGACGCGCGCAAACAGCAACTCGTCGAACTGCTCGGCGCGCACGACATTCCCGTGATCGAGAACGACGTCTATCAGGAACTGTATTTCGGCGACACGCGGCCTTCGACGCTGAAGAGCTTCGACACGCGCGGCCTGGTGCTGCATTGCGCGTCGTTTTCGAAGAGTCTGACCGCGTCGTACCGGATCGGTTGGGCGCTGCCGGGACGGTATCGCGCGCAGGTCGAGAAGCTGAAGTTTCTCAACACGCTGACCACGCCGTCGGTGCCGCAGGTCGCCGTGGCGGATTATCTGCGCAACGATGGTTACGATCGGCATTTGCGGCACGTGCGCAAGGTTTACCGGCAGCAGGCGCGCATCATGACGGCGCTGGTGCAGCGGTTTTTTCCGACCGGCACGCGGATGTCGACGCCGCAGGGCGGCTATGTGCTGTGGGTGGAATTGCCCGAGCGGGTGGACTCGATGCGGCTCTACCAGGCGGCGCTCGCGCGTAGCATCACGGTGGGGCCGGGGATGATGTTTTCGACGCGTAACGATTTCCGGCATTTCATCCGGCTGAACTACAGCTATCCGTGGACGGCGCAGACGGAAGCGGCGTTGAAGACTTTGGGCGAACTGGTCACGCAGATGGCGTGA
- a CDS encoding FdhF/YdeP family oxidoreductase, whose protein sequence is MKKPEARIEPYTHPAAGWGALKYVAINLLKEKVAGGNYRTLLKQNQPNGFDCPGCAWPDREHASTFEFCENGVKAVAAEATSKRVTPAFFEEHTVEALMAQSDFELEQHGRLTDPLVYDALRDRYVPIGWDEAFDLIARHLNALDHPDDAAFYTSGRASNEAAFLYQLFVRMYGTNNFPDCSNMCHEATSRGLPGTVGIGKGTVTLDDFEHADTLLIFGQNPATNHPRMLGELRECAKRGATIVSINPLKERGLERFASPQHPVEMLTMGSTKISSVFIRPKVGGDFALIKGVAKRVIELDDEAQASSLERVLDLEFLAQHTVGFDAFADDLRAESWDTIVAEAGVPFDEVLKLADIYVKGRAVISTWGMGLTQHKNSVPTIQLLSNLMMMRGNIGRRGAGLCPVRGHSNVQGDRTVGIEERPTQPFLDRLGEVYDFEPPREHGLDVVNTIQAMLDGKVKVFIGLGGNFSIATPDTPRTWEAMRSCALTVHITTKLNRSHLIHGRDALILPTLGRTEIDLQNGVAQGVSVEDSMSMVHISYGMNKPASENLLSEIAIVARMAKATLGSDKVDWLAQTADYSLIRDGIAQVIEGFHDYNERLKTPGGFHLGVASRERIWKTPSGKAQFLVHAIAVDTPIHQARKQYGERLMTLMTTRSHDQYNTTIYGLDDRYRGVYGQRRVLFAHKDDIAMLGFSVGQRVDITSVWADGIERHADGFLLVEYDIPRGCLGAYYPETNPLVPLSSVADGAGTPTSKSIPVLLKASKVTVSETGELLETHEAVAA, encoded by the coding sequence ATGAAGAAACCCGAAGCTCGCATCGAACCCTACACGCACCCCGCCGCCGGCTGGGGCGCGCTGAAATACGTCGCCATCAACCTGCTCAAGGAAAAGGTCGCGGGCGGCAACTACCGCACGCTGCTCAAGCAGAATCAGCCGAACGGCTTCGACTGCCCGGGCTGCGCATGGCCGGACCGCGAGCACGCGTCCACCTTCGAGTTCTGCGAGAACGGCGTGAAGGCGGTCGCCGCCGAGGCGACCAGCAAACGCGTCACGCCCGCGTTCTTCGAAGAACACACGGTCGAAGCGCTGATGGCGCAGTCCGATTTCGAACTCGAACAGCACGGCCGCCTGACCGATCCGCTCGTCTACGACGCGCTGCGCGACCGTTACGTGCCGATCGGCTGGGACGAAGCGTTCGACCTGATCGCGCGCCATCTGAACGCGCTCGACCATCCCGACGACGCCGCCTTCTACACCTCCGGCCGCGCCAGCAACGAAGCCGCCTTCCTCTACCAGTTGTTCGTGCGCATGTACGGCACCAACAACTTCCCCGACTGTTCGAACATGTGCCACGAAGCGACCAGCCGCGGTTTGCCAGGCACGGTCGGCATCGGCAAGGGCACGGTCACGCTCGACGATTTCGAACACGCCGACACGCTGCTGATCTTCGGCCAGAATCCGGCCACCAACCATCCGCGCATGCTCGGCGAACTGCGCGAATGCGCGAAGCGCGGCGCGACCATCGTGTCGATCAATCCGCTGAAGGAACGCGGGTTGGAACGCTTCGCGAGTCCGCAGCATCCAGTGGAAATGCTGACCATGGGGAGCACGAAGATCAGCTCCGTGTTCATTCGCCCGAAGGTCGGCGGTGACTTCGCGCTGATCAAGGGCGTGGCCAAACGCGTGATCGAACTCGACGACGAAGCGCAGGCCTCCAGTCTCGAACGCGTGCTGGACCTCGAATTCCTCGCGCAACACACCGTGGGCTTCGACGCGTTCGCCGACGACCTGCGCGCCGAAAGCTGGGACACCATCGTCGCCGAAGCCGGCGTGCCGTTCGACGAGGTGCTGAAACTCGCCGACATCTACGTGAAGGGCCGCGCGGTGATTTCGACGTGGGGCATGGGTCTCACGCAACACAAGAATTCGGTGCCGACGATTCAGTTGCTGTCGAACCTGATGATGATGCGCGGCAATATCGGCCGGCGCGGCGCGGGTCTGTGCCCGGTGCGCGGCCACTCGAACGTGCAGGGCGACCGCACGGTCGGCATTGAAGAACGGCCGACCCAACCGTTTCTCGACCGGCTCGGCGAGGTCTACGATTTCGAGCCGCCGCGCGAGCACGGACTCGACGTGGTCAACACGATTCAGGCGATGCTCGACGGCAAGGTGAAGGTGTTCATCGGCCTCGGCGGCAACTTCTCGATCGCGACGCCCGACACGCCGCGTACGTGGGAAGCGATGCGTTCCTGCGCATTGACCGTACACATCACCACCAAGCTGAATCGCAGCCATCTTATTCACGGCCGCGACGCGCTGATTCTGCCGACCCTCGGGCGCACCGAGATCGATCTGCAGAATGGCGTGGCGCAAGGCGTGAGCGTCGAAGACTCGATGAGCATGGTGCACATCTCGTACGGTATGAACAAACCGGCGTCGGAGAATCTGCTGTCGGAGATCGCGATCGTCGCGCGTATGGCGAAGGCCACGCTCGGCAGCGACAAAGTGGACTGGCTCGCGCAGACGGCGGATTACTCGCTGATCCGCGACGGCATCGCGCAAGTGATCGAAGGCTTTCACGATTACAACGAGCGGCTCAAGACCCCCGGCGGCTTTCACCTCGGTGTCGCGTCACGCGAGCGGATCTGGAAAACGCCGAGCGGCAAGGCGCAGTTTCTGGTGCATGCGATTGCGGTCGACACGCCGATTCACCAGGCGCGCAAGCAATACGGCGAGCGTCTGATGACCTTGATGACGACGCGTTCGCACGACCAGTACAACACGACGATTTACGGCCTCGACGACCGTTATCGCGGCGTCTACGGACAACGGCGCGTGCTGTTCGCCCATAAGGACGATATCGCGATGCTCGGTTTCTCGGTCGGTCAGCGCGTGGATATCACGAGCGTGTGGGCCGACGGCATCGAGCGTCACGCCGACGGTTTCCTGCTGGTGGAGTACGACATTCCGCGCGGTTGCCTCGGCGCTTACTATCCGGAGACGAATCCGCTGGTGCCGCTCTCTTCCGTCGCCGACGGCGCGGGCACGCCGACGTCGAAGTCGATTCCGGTGCTGTTGAAAGCGTCGAAAGTCACTGTGAGTGAAACGGGTGAATTGCTCGAAACGCACGAGGCCGTGGCGGCCTGA
- a CDS encoding M48 family metallopeptidase, whose protein sequence is MSHLKYLTGYPAPLQEKVKKLIAEEQLGAYLAERYPNTHDVQTDRALYAYCADLKREHLRSAEQIDKVTYDSKLDVVRHALGLHTSISRVQGGKLKAKKEIRVASLFKAAAPEFLKMIVVHELAHLKESDHNKAFYRLCEFMQPGYHQIEFDLRLYLTHRDLAKSQVARPVL, encoded by the coding sequence ATGTCGCATCTGAAATACCTGACCGGTTATCCGGCGCCGCTGCAGGAGAAGGTCAAGAAGCTGATCGCCGAGGAGCAACTCGGCGCGTATCTCGCCGAGCGTTATCCGAACACGCACGACGTGCAAACCGACCGGGCCTTATATGCGTACTGCGCCGATCTGAAGCGAGAACATTTGCGCAGCGCGGAGCAGATCGACAAGGTTACGTACGACAGCAAGCTCGACGTCGTCCGTCACGCGCTCGGGCTGCACACCAGCATCTCCCGCGTGCAGGGCGGCAAGCTCAAAGCGAAGAAGGAAATCCGCGTTGCGTCGCTGTTCAAGGCGGCGGCGCCGGAGTTTCTGAAAATGATCGTCGTCCACGAACTCGCGCATCTGAAGGAAAGCGATCACAACAAGGCTTTCTACCGCTTGTGCGAGTTCATGCAGCCGGGTTACCACCAGATCGAATTTGATTTGCGTCTGTATCTGACGCATCGCGACCTGGCGAAGAGCCAGGTCGCGCGCCCGGTACTTTAG
- a CDS encoding alkaline phosphatase D family protein produces the protein MDRRQFLKLSGFITVSTLGASLAACGDSVGIPLPPAGTYSFPQGIASGDPRSNSVVLWTRVTSHSVSGDFPLRVQLSATQDFSQPLVDQPLSATAQFGNTVRHKVQGLQPYQHYYYRFIAGGDVSPTGRTKTAPVAGMAGEPSQVRFAYINCQSWTANHWEAMNLAAAEDDLDFIVNLGDYIYELTIPSGRTEAAHGPLTLPNGSSFLIPGTTTQVPYAVTLNDYRYLYQTYRSDPRLLNLHALFPMISVWDDHEFSDDCWLDHETYDEAQTAEPQRRCDATQAWFEYMPVDMDDVQYDPSSTGFQNISIYRDFSFGSLVDLVITDQRLFREAHPIPPSAVPPPTNFLAKGSRYLMEKSMLDAYDDQLTAQNGRPPSVLGVTQTEWLKQRLSTSTAAWKIWGSEVTFLKINVPLPDPATPGATTEYVVYGDSWEGYPGSKKDITTYIGANKISNVVSISGDIHAFLAGVVMDDQDAPNPQPVMTDFVSAGISSSSFYSSLLSLFLPVAPALAPLVVQTQPNGSTKNVWDASVQAYNPEIAHADCDSIGYVSVTVTKDQFAAVFNKVNPVVTQGALPSPILNSRTQLTLNNGSFSIAVTPLSS, from the coding sequence ATGGATAGGCGGCAGTTCCTCAAATTGAGCGGATTCATTACCGTGTCGACCCTCGGCGCGTCGCTCGCGGCCTGTGGCGACTCGGTCGGGATACCTCTCCCGCCGGCGGGAACCTACAGCTTCCCGCAAGGCATCGCGTCCGGCGATCCACGTTCGAACAGCGTCGTGCTGTGGACGCGCGTTACTAGCCACAGCGTGAGCGGCGACTTTCCGTTGCGAGTGCAACTGTCCGCCACGCAGGATTTTTCGCAGCCGTTGGTGGATCAACCGCTGTCGGCGACCGCGCAGTTCGGCAATACCGTGCGCCACAAGGTGCAGGGCTTGCAGCCGTATCAGCACTACTACTACCGCTTCATCGCGGGTGGCGACGTCAGCCCGACCGGACGCACGAAAACCGCCCCGGTGGCGGGCATGGCCGGCGAGCCGTCGCAGGTCCGCTTCGCGTATATCAACTGCCAGTCGTGGACCGCGAACCACTGGGAGGCGATGAACCTCGCCGCCGCGGAAGACGACCTCGATTTCATCGTCAATCTGGGCGACTACATCTACGAGCTGACGATTCCGAGCGGCCGCACCGAAGCCGCGCACGGGCCGCTGACCTTACCCAACGGCAGCAGTTTCCTGATTCCCGGCACGACCACCCAGGTGCCGTACGCTGTGACGCTCAACGACTATCGCTATCTGTATCAGACCTATCGCAGCGATCCGCGCCTGTTGAATCTGCACGCGCTGTTTCCGATGATCTCGGTCTGGGACGATCACGAGTTCTCCGACGACTGCTGGCTCGACCACGAAACCTACGACGAAGCCCAGACCGCCGAACCGCAGCGCCGTTGCGACGCTACGCAAGCATGGTTCGAATACATGCCGGTGGACATGGACGACGTGCAATACGACCCGTCCAGCACCGGCTTCCAGAACATTTCGATTTATCGCGACTTCTCGTTCGGCTCGCTGGTCGATCTGGTCATCACGGACCAGCGGCTGTTCCGCGAAGCGCATCCGATTCCGCCCTCGGCCGTGCCGCCGCCGACCAATTTCCTCGCCAAGGGCTCGCGCTATCTGATGGAAAAGTCGATGCTCGACGCCTACGACGATCAGCTCACGGCGCAGAACGGCCGGCCGCCGAGCGTGCTGGGCGTGACGCAGACCGAGTGGCTCAAGCAGCGGCTGTCCACGTCGACGGCGGCATGGAAGATCTGGGGCAGCGAGGTCACGTTCCTGAAGATCAACGTGCCGCTGCCGGACCCGGCCACGCCGGGCGCGACCACGGAATACGTGGTGTACGGCGATTCGTGGGAAGGGTATCCGGGCAGCAAGAAGGACATTACGACGTATATCGGCGCGAACAAAATCAGCAACGTGGTGTCGATTTCCGGCGACATTCACGCATTTCTGGCGGGCGTCGTGATGGACGACCAGGACGCGCCGAACCCGCAGCCGGTCATGACCGACTTCGTGAGCGCGGGCATCAGTTCGAGCAGTTTCTACAGTTCGCTGCTGTCGCTGTTCCTGCCGGTGGCGCCCGCGCTCGCGCCGCTCGTCGTCCAGACCCAGCCGAACGGGTCGACGAAGAATGTCTGGGACGCCTCCGTGCAAGCCTATAACCCGGAAATCGCGCACGCGGATTGCGACTCGATCGGCTATGTCAGCGTCACGGTCACGAAAGACCAGTTCGCCGCCGTGTTCAACAAGGTCAATCCGGTCGTGACGCAGGGCGCGTTGCCGTCGCCGATTCTCAACTCGCGCACGCAATTGACGTTGAATAACGGCAGCTTCTCGATCGCCGTGACGCCGTTGTCGAGCTGA
- a CDS encoding TetR family transcriptional regulator, translated as MNAPSQNVSTAELLIHAATALMRDHGPVGVTFRSVAEAAEVSVATVQHHFGSKEHLLLQLVQSALREDAARLRPYADALPDTSSSNAPVEMENVQAIVRSLVADACGANADRTRARLSALMTATRDGAARVAARRWLSEHRRFFARLLNGLVPRPNHAARYLVELTIGVEVASLGCRRHSLMPLLNDELLRYAVDAALGQGKPACPVAFRANVIALLQQRAAQHTPPASDKSAQARRGILNAAALVMSRGGLAELTHRAVAKEAGIGGSLVSYHFRSIDVLLHAAYRHIHDGFARVAMPARGPAVGPFEAVLAAMLVTRHGGVPAVLGSLEALIASAYDEQFADMAWQTRLMRGVYYLHAPDATTFPLGSGDFFAHMLSIWALGLSLVSHAGWSERRFEACLRSRFSAVEPLFPASTR; from the coding sequence ATGAACGCGCCCAGCCAGAACGTCTCCACGGCCGAGTTGCTGATCCATGCCGCCACCGCGCTCATGCGCGATCACGGCCCGGTCGGCGTGACCTTCCGTTCCGTGGCCGAGGCCGCCGAGGTGTCGGTCGCGACGGTGCAGCATCACTTCGGCAGCAAGGAGCACCTGCTATTGCAACTCGTGCAGAGCGCGTTGCGTGAAGACGCCGCACGGCTTCGCCCCTATGCGGATGCCTTGCCGGACACGTCGTCGTCAAACGCCCCTGTCGAAATGGAAAACGTGCAGGCGATCGTGCGCAGCCTCGTCGCGGACGCCTGCGGCGCGAATGCCGACCGCACACGCGCGCGACTGTCCGCGCTGATGACTGCCACGCGTGACGGTGCCGCGCGCGTCGCGGCGCGACGCTGGCTGAGCGAGCACCGCCGCTTTTTCGCGCGACTGCTGAACGGCCTCGTGCCGCGACCGAACCATGCGGCGCGCTATCTCGTCGAGTTGACGATCGGGGTCGAGGTCGCGTCGTTAGGCTGCCGTCGGCATTCGCTAATGCCGCTGCTCAATGACGAACTGCTGCGTTACGCCGTCGACGCCGCGCTCGGCCAAGGCAAGCCCGCCTGCCCCGTGGCGTTTCGCGCGAACGTGATCGCACTGCTGCAACAGCGCGCGGCGCAACACACGCCGCCGGCCAGCGACAAGTCCGCTCAGGCGCGGCGCGGGATTCTGAATGCCGCGGCGCTGGTAATGTCGCGCGGCGGCCTGGCCGAGCTGACGCATCGCGCGGTAGCCAAAGAGGCGGGGATCGGCGGCTCGCTGGTGAGCTACCACTTCCGGTCGATCGACGTTTTGCTGCACGCGGCTTACCGCCATATTCACGACGGCTTCGCACGCGTGGCGATGCCCGCGCGAGGCCCCGCGGTGGGGCCGTTCGAAGCCGTGCTGGCCGCGATGCTCGTCACGCGGCATGGCGGCGTGCCGGCCGTGCTCGGCTCGCTGGAGGCGCTGATTGCGTCGGCTTACGACGAACAGTTCGCCGACATGGCCTGGCAAACACGCTTGATGCGCGGCGTCTATTACCTGCACGCGCCTGACGCGACGACGTTTCCGTTGGGCAGCGGCGATTTTTTCGCGCACATGCTGTCGATCTGGGCGCTGGGTCTTTCGCTGGTGTCGCATGCGGGTTGGAGCGAGCGGCGCTTCGAGGCTTGCTTGCGCAGCCGCTTTAGCGCCGTCGAGCCGCTTTTCCCGGCGTCGACGCGCTAG
- the norR gene encoding nitric oxide reductase transcriptional regulator NorR, translating to MVDSTLVKETPSAVGLTARAVLDALTPLIQDLSRELSDSERFRRLLSSLRTLFPGDAAALLRLEGDTLVPLAIDGLSSDTLGRRFRVSEHPRFAQLLSRPEPTRFAADSDLPDPYDGLVQGVAGHLEVHDCLGCPLLIGGRPWGLLTLDALNPARFDAIDMASLQAFLSLAAATVSVVERIDTLARTGEEERRRAEAYRQASGQSRREMVGSSESHKHLIEEIEVVAGSDLTVLITGETGVGKELVANAIHALSSRAGKPMISLNCAALPDTLVESELFGHVRGAFSGASSDRRGKFELADGGTLFLDEVGELPLAVQAKLLRVLQNGQLQRIGSDHEHKVDVRLIAATNRDLAEEVRAGRFRADFYHRLSVYPLRVPPLHERGRDVLLLAGFFLEENRSRLGLLSLRLAADAQAALLRYPWPGNVRELEHLIGRSALKALASNRERRRILTLNAADFAFSGALGGEPQEAVPVSAPAVVEKDFRSAVTAFERSIVVETLERHQQNWAAAARELGLDRANLNRLAKRLGLK from the coding sequence ATGGTCGATTCGACTCTGGTCAAAGAGACTCCGTCTGCAGTCGGATTGACTGCGCGGGCGGTGCTGGATGCGCTGACGCCACTGATCCAGGATCTGTCGCGCGAGCTGTCCGACAGCGAGCGCTTTCGCCGCTTGTTGAGCAGTCTGCGCACGCTGTTTCCCGGCGACGCCGCGGCGCTGTTGCGCCTTGAAGGCGACACGCTGGTGCCGCTCGCGATCGACGGCCTGAGCAGCGATACGCTCGGGCGGCGCTTTCGTGTCAGCGAGCATCCCCGCTTCGCGCAATTGCTATCGCGGCCGGAGCCGACCCGGTTCGCCGCCGACTCCGATTTGCCCGACCCCTACGACGGCCTGGTGCAGGGCGTGGCGGGGCATCTCGAGGTCCACGATTGCCTGGGCTGTCCGCTATTGATCGGCGGCCGCCCGTGGGGGCTTCTCACTCTCGACGCGTTGAACCCGGCGCGCTTCGACGCGATCGACATGGCGTCGTTGCAGGCCTTCCTGAGCCTCGCGGCGGCGACCGTCAGCGTGGTGGAGCGAATCGACACACTGGCGCGCACGGGCGAAGAAGAACGGCGGCGAGCCGAAGCGTATCGGCAGGCGAGCGGGCAGAGCCGTCGCGAGATGGTCGGCAGCAGCGAGTCGCACAAGCATCTGATCGAAGAAATCGAAGTGGTGGCCGGCAGCGATCTGACCGTGCTGATTACCGGCGAGACCGGGGTCGGCAAGGAACTCGTGGCGAACGCGATTCACGCGCTGTCGTCGCGGGCCGGCAAGCCGATGATCAGTCTCAACTGCGCGGCGTTGCCGGATACGCTGGTGGAAAGCGAATTGTTCGGGCATGTGCGGGGCGCGTTTTCCGGCGCGTCGTCGGACCGGCGCGGCAAATTCGAACTCGCCGATGGCGGCACGCTGTTTCTGGACGAGGTCGGCGAGTTGCCGCTCGCCGTGCAAGCCAAGTTACTGCGCGTACTGCAAAACGGCCAGTTGCAGCGAATCGGCTCGGATCACGAACACAAGGTCGACGTCCGGCTGATCGCCGCGACGAATCGCGATCTCGCCGAAGAGGTGAGGGCGGGCCGCTTTCGTGCCGACTTTTATCACCGCCTCAGTGTTTATCCGCTGCGTGTGCCGCCGTTGCATGAACGCGGCCGCGACGTGTTGTTGCTGGCGGGCTTTTTCCTCGAAGAAAACCGCTCGCGGCTCGGCTTGCTGAGTCTGCGTCTCGCCGCCGACGCGCAAGCCGCGCTGCTGCGTTATCCCTGGCCGGGCAACGTGCGCGAACTCGAACATCTGATTGGACGTAGCGCGCTCAAGGCGCTGGCGAGCAATCGCGAACGTCGGCGGATTCTCACGTTGAACGCGGCGGATTTCGCTTTTTCCGGTGCGCTTGGCGGCGAACCGCAGGAAGCCGTGCCTGTGTCTGCGCCGGCCGTCGTGGAGAAGGATTTCCGCAGCGCGGTGACGGCGTTCGAGCGAAGCATCGTGGTCGAGACCTTGGAGCGGCATCAGCAGAATTGGGCCGCGGCGGCGCGTGAACTCGGCCTCGATCGCGCGAACCTCAACCGGCTCGCGAAGCGGCTCGGTTTGAAGTAG
- the hmpA gene encoding NO-inducible flavohemoprotein, producing MLSPDHRAIVKATVPLLESGGEALTTHFYDLLINEHPEVRPLFNQANQASGAQQRALANGVLMYARHIDKLDQLGGLVGQITNKHVALNILPEHYPIVGQCLLRSIREVLGAEIATDAVIEAWAAAYQQLADLLIGIEETMYADREAAPGGWRGTRRFRVARKVRESDEITSFHLRPDDGGELLAFEPGQYIGVRLVIDGVEVRRNYSLSAMADGREYRISVKREPNGKVSNYLHEQIAENDTLDLFAPAGDFTLQPGDKPLVLISGGVGITPTLAMLQAALGSGRPVHFIHAARHGGVHAFRDTIDQLAARHPQLKRFYCYEQRRAQDADAHGIGYLDEARLDRWLPTTRDIDVYFLGPIAFMKAMKQHLKAVGVPESQSRYEFFGPAAALE from the coding sequence ATGCTTTCCCCCGACCATCGCGCCATCGTCAAAGCCACCGTGCCGCTTCTCGAAAGCGGCGGCGAAGCGCTGACCACGCACTTCTACGACCTGCTGATCAACGAGCATCCCGAGGTGCGCCCGCTGTTCAACCAGGCGAATCAGGCCAGCGGCGCGCAGCAACGCGCGCTCGCCAACGGCGTGCTGATGTACGCGCGCCATATCGACAAACTCGATCAACTCGGCGGTCTCGTCGGACAAATCACTAACAAGCACGTCGCGCTGAATATCCTGCCCGAGCACTATCCGATTGTCGGCCAATGCCTGCTGCGCTCCATCCGCGAAGTGCTCGGCGCGGAGATCGCCACCGACGCGGTGATCGAAGCCTGGGCCGCCGCGTATCAGCAACTCGCCGATCTGCTGATCGGCATCGAAGAAACGATGTACGCCGACAGAGAGGCGGCGCCCGGCGGCTGGCGCGGTACGCGGCGGTTCCGCGTGGCCCGCAAGGTGCGCGAGAGCGACGAGATCACGTCGTTCCATCTGCGCCCCGACGACGGCGGTGAATTGCTCGCGTTCGAGCCGGGCCAGTACATCGGCGTGCGGCTCGTGATAGACGGCGTTGAAGTGCGCCGCAACTATTCGCTGTCGGCCATGGCCGATGGCCGCGAGTACCGCATCAGCGTCAAGCGCGAGCCGAATGGCAAGGTGTCGAATTACCTGCACGAGCAGATCGCCGAAAACGATACGCTGGACCTGTTCGCGCCGGCCGGCGATTTCACGCTTCAACCCGGCGACAAACCGCTCGTGCTGATCAGCGGCGGCGTTGGCATCACTCCGACGCTGGCGATGCTGCAGGCCGCGCTCGGCAGCGGACGTCCGGTGCATTTCATCCATGCCGCGCGACACGGTGGCGTGCATGCGTTCCGCGACACGATCGATCAACTCGCCGCGCGTCATCCGCAACTGAAGCGCTTCTACTGCTATGAGCAGCGCCGCGCGCAGGACGCCGACGCGCACGGGATCGGCTATCTCGACGAGGCGCGGCTCGATCGCTGGCTGCCCACAACGCGCGACATCGATGTCTATTTTCTTGGCCCGATCGCCTTCATGAAGGCCATGAAGCAGCATCTCAAGGCGGTCGGCGTGCCCGAGTCGCAAAGCCGCTACGAGTTCTTCGGTCCGGCTGCGGCGCTCGAATAA
- a CDS encoding Rrf2 family transcriptional regulator: MSHISTGVEYGLHCLLYLSDPAAGVSDASAKDLAELQGVPVEYVAKLFTKLSRAGIVAATEGVRGGFRLARPAAEISVLDVVNAIDGNKALFDCREIRANCAVFGDKPPAWATRGVCSIHAVMLDAEKRMTESLAAHSLADLATRTVEKAPATYGHQVVKWLGHRSSTRRSESGNPHRNSHQGEKS; this comes from the coding sequence ATGTCACACATCAGCACAGGTGTCGAGTATGGGTTGCATTGCCTGCTCTATCTCAGCGATCCCGCCGCTGGCGTGAGCGACGCCAGCGCGAAAGATCTCGCGGAGCTTCAGGGTGTGCCGGTGGAGTACGTCGCCAAGCTGTTCACCAAGCTCTCGCGGGCCGGCATTGTTGCCGCGACCGAGGGCGTACGGGGTGGTTTCCGGCTAGCGCGGCCGGCGGCCGAGATCAGCGTGCTCGACGTCGTGAATGCAATCGACGGCAACAAGGCGCTGTTCGATTGCCGTGAAATCCGCGCGAATTGCGCGGTGTTCGGCGATAAGCCGCCGGCATGGGCCACGCGCGGCGTGTGTTCGATCCATGCCGTGATGCTGGACGCCGAAAAGCGCATGACCGAATCCCTCGCCGCGCATTCGTTAGCCGATCTGGCAACGCGCACGGTCGAAAAAGCGCCCGCCACCTACGGGCATCAGGTCGTCAAGTGGCTCGGGCACCGCTCGTCCACACGCCGCAGCGAGAGCGGCAATCCTCATCGAAATTCCCATCAAGGAGAGAAGTCATGA